The sequence ATTGATCGATCAGACCCTCAAGCTTTTGCATTATCTGAAGTCATAATTCGAGGAGTGAATGCTGCTCTGGAACAATATCTCCAAGAGAAACCAATGTTTCATAGATGCTGCCCGCAACAATCTCTTTTCGTTAATCCGATTTTTAATTTGCAGCGCTATGCACCTGGTGAAGGGTTTAAAAATTGGCATTGCGATTGGACTATTAATGATGATGCAACAGAACCAGTACATCGGGTACTTGCTTGGATACTTTTTTGCAATGATGTTGAATCAGGTGGTACAGAGTTTTATTGGCAAGGGCATCATGAGCCTGCTGAACGAGGAAAACTTATAATTTTCCCTGCTGGGATGTCACACATACATCGTGGAAGAGTCAATGAAAATTACACCAAAACAATTGCTACAGGTTGGATTAATGTAGGAGAGCTTAAATCATATATCTCACGTTTAATCAATACCAAAGAGCATAATAAGGATCTTTAAATAATTATTACTGCAATTTAATTCACTGGCAGGAATCGACCATGCATCCTAAAATAAAAACAAAATTCTTTTATAAAATTTAGCATGACTAATTCTATCCCTCAAAGAATATGCTTGCTATTACTTTTTCTAAGCATCATCTTAAGCATAGGATTGCCAGAACATGTTTTAGCATCTGAATCTATAGATATAGAGAAAATCAATAGCCTTCAATCCAAGGTTGCTAAAGGTTATTCAAGTAAGTTTTGCAATGGAATCGGAATTGGGATTTCGCAAGAAGGAGCCACCCGCTTAACGATAAGCGAAAACAAGGAATCTAAATTTAATCCTTCCTTATGGTTTGAATTGGCCGCATCCGGTACTTCTAACCTGCAAAAAATAGATAAAAATGAGCTCGCTGAAAAGATATCAATCAATGTTATAAAAGACTGTGGATATGCAATAGGCTTATCTGGTCAGGCTGGCATCGATTCTTTCAAAAATTATTTTATCTCTATAAGAGATGAAATGGATTAAATAAGGAGATTTCTTGAGGTGAGTAATCTGATTTACTCTTATAAATAAAAACTTGATAAATAATCTAGTATTTGGAAAAGAAGAGAGAAGCTCTAGATTTACTTTTTACATTTTCAAGACACAATTTTACCTAACTTAAATATTTTCCTACATCATATGGTATTTTATAAGGAAATATTCTAGGAACATCAATAAGGCTAATTTCATTTTCTAAGCCTAATAAAATTAAGACCAATAACTATTTTTAATGAATTAATCTTTGATTTACTTATCATCTTGTAGTGAATTCGCGAAAATCAACTTAAGAGTCAAAATAATTGTTGACAATATAAATGTTATAACATTGGCTATCATGACAGGAATAGAATGAATTTGCCAACCATAAGCACACCAAAGTATAACTCCTAAAATAAAAAATATGAACATTGTCAATGAAACATCTTCAGCAGATTTTGATTGCCAAGTTTTTATAACCTGCGGCAAAAAAGCAATTGTAGTGAAGATGCCTGCGCACAAACCTAACAAATCAGTTGAATTCAAAAAATTGAAGTTCATTTTATCTATTTGTTTGCAATAGGCTTTTTAGAGGATTAGTGTCGAAGAAAAACTCAATTACAACCAAGTGTTTCTCTAGTATTTCGCCCTGTTACTGGGTTTGTCCCTTCAGCTGCTAAGCAAAGTCCATTGAGAACATCGTCTCTCATCGGGACATTGGTAAAGTCAGCTCCAGTTATTATCACATCTGAAAAGCGAGTATTAAAAGCAAATGCATCCTCTAAAATAGCATTAGTCAAATCAGTACCTTCAAAGATTGCAGAATCCAATGTTGCATCACGAAGGTTCGTATTACTTAAATCTGCCTCTTGGAGCTTAGCACCAAACAAACTGGCTCCCTCCAAATCACTCCCCGATAGATTTGCTTTTAAAAGGTTGGTCAAATTAAAAGTAACTCCACGAAGGTCTCTATTAGAGAAATCCGACTCGATTAGCACTTGCTTTGCATAGTCCATAGCAGCAATGCCTGGAAAGACAGGAATGAAAAAAAGAAGAGCAGATGCAAGGAGTGCAAACATTCTTTTTCTCATGAGAGGCTACTAATGTATAGATACAGAATCGCATCAAGAACGCTATCGGTATTTATCTTTGTACCTCAACTTAATTATGTTGTTATGGATTGCTGAAGAGCCATGAGGAGTATTGTTTAAATCCAATAAAAAAAAGCATAATGGTATTGAAGATAAAAAGGTTTGTAGCATCTTTGTGATGCATGCGGAAATTATCGCTAGTAAATGATCAAGAGCCAGTCTGATTCATGTTCTCGATCGCAACTCGTCTTCGTCTAAAGAAGATTCTTGACCGTATTTCAATAGGGGAAAAGGTAAGCTTGCAGGAAAGAATCTATGTAGACAAATATGCTGACCAAAATCAAACTGTTGCAACCTGCTTGCGAAGAGCTCAATGTTCACAACAAGAAAGAGAATCTACTAACAGCATCGATGACCTGCTTTATAGCTTGGATTTAGTCTCTGAAGACCCAGAATCATCTTATCGGCCAAAAGCAGATGATCTTGGAGAATGGTTTAGTGGTGCGCCATCATGGTTAGGGAGAAGCTAATTGATTTGATAGTTTTGACTAAATTACATAAATCAAAAGGACATTGATTAAGCACCCTTTTGAAATAATAGTGGTCGGATCAGGTGCTACTGGAGGAGTAGCAGCATTAACATTTGCAGAAGCAGGCGTAAGAGTTCTTGTTGTCGAAGCAGGCCCTCAATTAACGGTAGAGCAAGCACTGGGCTCTGAGCCAGCAAACACTTTCAATCGGATAAAAGGCATTATTAGCGGAGAAAAAAGAATTCAAGCTCAACACCCTGGATATTGGAAAGCCAATCCATCACTTTATGCAAATGAGAAAGACAACTCTTATACCTATCCTCCCGAAAAGCCATACCTGTGGACACAAGGGAGACAAGTTGGAGGCAAAAGCCTCACATGGGGAGGTATAACCCTAAGACTCTCGGAAGATGACCTAAAAGCTTCCAAGAGAGATGGCTACGGACCCGACTGGCCAATCGAATATGCCGAACTTGCTCCACACTATTCAGCACTAGAAAAACGACTTCGAGTTCATGGGCAACGAGATGGGTTAACTCAATTGCCCGATGGTGAATTTATTGATCCACTACCTTTCACTACCAGCGAAGAGATATTTGGTAGAACAGTCAAATCCAAACTGGGATATCCGTTTATTCACTCACGCGGATTTGGTCATCACGAGCCTAACAAAGCAAATATTTTATGGCCACGTTCTAGTAGTCCTGGAAGCACTCTTCAAAGTGCACTTGCAACAGGCAAAGTTGAAGTCCTGCCAGATCATATAGTTGAAAAAATAATCATGAAGCAAGGTCATGATTTTGCAAAAGGTGTTTTAGTAATTAATCAAAAAGATGGCAAAAGAACAGAGCTAAATAGTTCCCTTATCGTGATATGTGCCTCAACAATTCAAAGTCTCCGGTTATTACTAAATTCAGAAAAAAGCCAACAAGTCAATGGATTTGTTGATCCATCTTGCAAATTAGGATCCCATCTAATGGATCACATCTCAATCTGTCGTTTTTTTGCATTTCCAGTAAGTCAATCACAAGCATCATCTACAAATTATAAACAAGAGTCAAAAATCCTTTCTGGAGCAGGTAGTTTCTTTATCCCATTTGGAACGAAATTCATAGGGAAATCTAAAATTAACTTCAAAAGAGGTTATGGAATCTGGGGAGGAATAGATCGTTTTGAACCTCCAAAGTGGCTAAAGAAAATACCAGAAAGTAATACTGGTTTCTTAATTGCCCATGGAGAAGTATTGCCTTACCCAAATAACAAAGTCACACTCTCAAACAAATTAGACCGCTGGGGTATCCCACTACCTCACATCAATTGTAAT comes from Prochlorococcus sp. MIT 1307 and encodes:
- a CDS encoding 2OG-Fe(II) oxygenase; this encodes MQLIARYQNSGFEAVADGVMGFFDERKDLQRRGVAFNDGSEPEAPPAKISTDISLVAIDRSDPQAFALSEVIIRGVNAALEQYLQEKPMFHRCCPQQSLFVNPIFNLQRYAPGEGFKNWHCDWTINDDATEPVHRVLAWILFCNDVESGGTEFYWQGHHEPAERGKLIIFPAGMSHIHRGRVNENYTKTIATGWINVGELKSYISRLINTKEHNKDL
- a CDS encoding pentapeptide repeat-containing protein; the protein is MFALLASALLFFIPVFPGIAAMDYAKQVLIESDFSNRDLRGVTFNLTNLLKANLSGSDLEGASLFGAKLQEADLSNTNLRDATLDSAIFEGTDLTNAILEDAFAFNTRFSDVIITGADFTNVPMRDDVLNGLCLAAEGTNPVTGRNTRETLGCN
- a CDS encoding GMC family oxidoreductase translates to MIKHPFEIIVVGSGATGGVAALTFAEAGVRVLVVEAGPQLTVEQALGSEPANTFNRIKGIISGEKRIQAQHPGYWKANPSLYANEKDNSYTYPPEKPYLWTQGRQVGGKSLTWGGITLRLSEDDLKASKRDGYGPDWPIEYAELAPHYSALEKRLRVHGQRDGLTQLPDGEFIDPLPFTTSEEIFGRTVKSKLGYPFIHSRGFGHHEPNKANILWPRSSSPGSTLQSALATGKVEVLPDHIVEKIIMKQGHDFAKGVLVINQKDGKRTELNSSLIVICASTIQSLRLLLNSEKSQQVNGFVDPSCKLGSHLMDHISICRFFAFPVSQSQASSTNYKQESKILSGAGSFFIPFGTKFIGKSKINFKRGYGIWGGIDRFEPPKWLKKIPESNTGFLIAHGEVLPYPNNKVTLSNKLDRWGIPLPHINCNWGKNEEAMAEHMKMTIQEIIKAADGKVLPIKELIKIPFIEFFLNNAVALKEEVPPPGYYIHEVGGAPMGTCEENSVLDRFNRLWRCKNVLVVDGACWPTSGWQSPTLTMMAITRRACLEALNHQGDQKGR
- a CDS encoding SemiSWEET transporter gives rise to the protein MNFNFLNSTDLLGLCAGIFTTIAFLPQVIKTWQSKSAEDVSLTMFIFFILGVILWCAYGWQIHSIPVMIANVITFILSTIILTLKLIFANSLQDDK